The following is a genomic window from Nocardioides thalensis.
GGAGGCGTAGCTGCTCAGCAGCCGCGCCCGCGCCTCGGGCGCGCCCTCCGGCAGCCGCTCGAGGTGCTCGTGGAGCAGCTCGGCGGCGCGCATCGCGTCGCCCCCGATGCTGAGGGCGTCGGCTGCCTTGACCGCCAGCTTGGAGCGGTCGACCCCGAGCCGCTCGGCGCGCTCGGCGTTCTCGAGCAGCTCGAGCGCCTGCTCGTAGTGTCGGGCCGCCTCCTCGGGGCCACCCACGGAGAAGGCCTCGTCGCCCGCCTCGATGCTCGCCTCGACCGCGCGGTCATGGTCCATGGCGCGCCGGGCGTGCCGCGCGAGCTCGGCGGCCGTGCCGCGCCCGGCGCCGCTGGTGAGCGCGGCGACGTACTGCCCGTGGAGGCGGACCCGCTCGCCGGGCAGCAGGTCGTCGTAGACGGCCTCGCCGAGCAGCGCGTGCCGGAACTCGTAGTGGCGCGACCCGGCGACGAGGACGTTCATCTCCACGGCCTGTCGGACGCCGGCGTCGAGATCGGCGGGAGGCATGCCGGACGCGGCGAGCAGCAGGTCGTGGGTGACCTTGCGGCCGGCCACGCTCGCCACGCGCACGACCTGGCGGGCGGCCTCGGAGAGGTGGTCGAGCCGCACCAGCAGCAGGTCGGCGAGGTCGTCGGGCACCCAGTCGCCGCCGCCGGCGGCGACGAGCTCCTCGACGAAGAAGGCGTTGCCGTCGGCGCGGGCGATGATGTCGGCGAGGCGGCGCTCGGCCAGGCCCTCGGGCGCGAGCTCGGCCACGAGCGCGCGGACGGCGTCGGGCGGCAGGGGCGAGAGCTGCAGCCGGTCGAGGCTGGGCAGGCGCGACCACTCCGCGACCTGCCGGCGGAGCGGGTGTCGGCGGTGGAGGTCGTCGGAGCGGTAGGACGCCACGATCGCGACCGGGTTGGTCCAGCTCCGCGTGAACAGGTAGCCGAGCAGCTCGCGCGTGGACGGGTCGGCCCAGTGGAGGTCCTCGATGACGAGGAGCAGGGGCGCGTCGGCCGCCGCGAGCTCGAGGGCGTGGTGCATGGCGGCGAACAGCTCGGCCCGCTCGGTGGCCGCCGGTTCGGGCACCTGGTCGGAGTCGGAGCGCACCCGCTGGCCCGGCTGGAGGCCGGCGACCGCCGGGTGGCGCCGGGTGACCCCCTCGACCAGCTCGGGCAGGTCGGCCGCCATCCGGCCGAGGACCTCGCTGAACGGGAGGTAGGGCAGCGCGCTCTCGCCGAAGTCGAGGCAGTGGCCGGCGAAGACTCGCCATCCCTCGGCTCGGGCCAGGTCGCGCAGCTCGATCAGCAGCCGGGTCTTGCCGACGCCGGCGTCGCCGGAGAGCAGCACGGTGCCGGGCCTGCCGGCCCAGCGGCGGCCGGCCTCGCCCAGGCCGACCAGCTCAGCCAGCTGTGCCAGCTCGTCGTCGCGGCCGACGAGCGTCCGGCTGGTGTGTGTCGCCACGGGCACCATCATGTCGTGCCCTGCCGACATCTCGCGCCCGATATTCGTGGGTGTATTCGTGGGTGCGCCCAGGGCGCTGGCGGTCACGCGGACAGGTCGCGCCGGGGAGCCTCGGCGGCAGCGATGCTGCGCACCCAGGAGCGGCGCGAGCGACCGCGGCGAGCCACGGCCATGGACTTGCGAGCCCGGGAAGCCCGGTAGTCGATCTCTGACTGGATGAATGCGTCGTTGAACATGTCAGCAAGATTCGTCCTCTGAGGTAGGCCGCTACATCGGGCAAGTGCCTTATCTCTGCCTGAGGTACGCCGGCCGGGGCCGTCACCGCCTGAGGTAGGGCGGCCCGGAGCTCACGATCGGCCGCCCGTGGCGACCGTCGCCTCGCAGAGCTCCGCCCAGCTGTCGAGCAGGGCGTCGTCGTCGAGACCGAGCGGTGCTGCACCGAGCGTCCAGGTCGACCGGCGGACGTTGACGAGGGCGCCGAGCAGGAGGACGGCCAGGCCATCGATCGCGTCCTCGTCCGCGCGCTCCGACCGGGCACCGATCCACGCGCGCAGGATCTCGGCCATCCCGCGGTAGCCCTGGTCGGAGACCTCGTCGCGGAACCGGTCGCGGAGCTGGACCAGCCGGTCACCGTCCCTCTCGAGTACCTGCGTGATCTGCTGCTGGCGATCCATCTCCGCGAGGATGAACGCGCCGACGTCCCGCGCGGATGCGCCCTCCCCCACGGCCGCGCCGGCGTACTCGGCCCGCGCCTCCGCGACGGACGCCAGGTAGGTCTCCACCGCGGCCGCCAGCAGCGCCTCCTTGCTGGCGAAGTGGCGGTAGAGCGCTCCACGGCGCGGCACCAGGCCCACCGCCTGCTCGATGTCGCCGACCGAGACCGCCTTGAATCCGCGCTCGGCGAACAGGCGGATGCCCGCCTCGAGCAGGCGCTCGCGCGTGCTCCCCTCGGGCTTCGTCGCTTCCGGACCCGTCCTCACTCGATCTCCCCTTGCCAGCATGTAATCCGCGGATTACGGTAGCAGTAATCAGTCGATTACGGGAGGAGTCATGAAGACGAAACGGGTGGAGATCGCCGGCGGCGAGGTCGAGTACGTCGACACCGGGGGCGACGGCCCGACCGTCGTGCTGCTGCACGGCGCGCTGATGGACGAGCAGCTCTGGATGCCGGTCGTCGAGCGGCTGTCGCCCACCTTCCGCTGCGTCGTGCCCGTGCTGCCGCTGGGGGCGCACCGGATCCCACGACCCGGCGATGCGGACCAGAGCCCGCGCGGGGTCGCCCTCCTCGTCGGCGAGCTCATCCGGGCCCTGGACCTGGGCGAGGTGACGCTCGTCGGCAACGACACCGGTGGCGCGATCGCCCAGCTGCTGCTGGCCGAGGATCCCGACCTCGTCGCGCGCGTCGTGCTGGTCTCGTGCGACGCGTTCGACAACTTCCCGCCCGGACTGCCGGGACGGACGATGGCGCTCGCCTGCGCGGTGCCGGGCGGCCTGCCGATGGCGATGGCCTCGCTGCAGATCCCGCCGCTGCGGAGGCTGCCGATGACGTTCGGCTGGATGGCACGGCGCCCGATCGCCCCGGAGGTCTTCGACGGGTGGCTCGACGCCTACGCCGCGTCCCGCGGGGTCCGGCGCGACGTCCGCCGGATGATGCGGCAGGTCGACCGCGAGCAGCTCGTCACCGCCGCCGAGCGGCTGTCGCGCTTCCGGGGATCGGCCCTGGTCGTCTGGGCCGCCGAGGACCGGGTGATGCCGCTCGACCACGCCCACCGGCTGTGCGCGACCTTCCCCGACGCCCGCCTCGAGCTGGTCGAGGACTCCTACACCCTGGTCCCCCTCGACCAGCCCGACCGGCTTGCCGGGCTGATCGCCGCGTTCGCCCGACGAGTCCGCACCTAGGCTGACCGGGTGGAGTTCACCGAGGTCGTACGGCGCCGCCGGATGGTGCGCAGCTTCCTGACCGACCCGGTGGACCCGGCGGTGGTCGAGCGGGCGCTCGCCAACGCCACCCGGGCACCGAGCGCGGGCTTCTCGCAGGGCTGGGCGTTCGTCGTGCTCGACACCCCGGACGCCGTGCGCGGCTTCTGGGAGGCGCAGTCCGACTCGGTGGAGCAGCCCGACCGGTGGCTGGCCGGCATGATGGCGGCCCCGGTCGTCGTCGTGCCCTGCAGCATCAAGGCCGCCTACCTGGACCGCTACAGCGAGCCCGACAAGGCGCGGGCCGGCCTCGGCGGCGCGGCCAACGAGCAGCGCTGGCCGATGCCCTACTGGCACCTGGACACCGCGATGGCCTCGCTGCTGATCCTGCAGACGGTCACCGAGGCCGGGCTCGGCGCCTGCTTCTTCGGCCTGGTCCCGGACCGGGTCGACCGGGTGCGGCACGTGCTCGGGCTCCCCGACGGCCCGGACGGCCCGGAGCCGATCGGCGCGATCACGATCGGGCACCCGGCCGCCCCCGGCACCGGCGCGCGCGGCTCGGCCGGCCGGCGGCGCCGTACGCCCTGGACGGAGGTCGCCCACCGCGGCCGGTGGGGCGCCGGCTGGGCGCGCCAGGACGGGCGGGACGAGGGCTGATGCCGCGGCCCGTGATCACCCACCTGGACCGGGAGGACCTCGAGCGCGACGACCCGGTGCTGCGGCGGATCGCGAGGCTGCTGACGCCGTACAAGGGGAAGATCGGGCTGGTCCTGCTCGCGGTGGTGTCGGCCGCGGCGCTGACGTCGGTGCTGCCGTTCCTGACCCGGGCGGTCTTCGACGACGCGCTGTTCCCGCTCACCGAGGGCGGCGTGGGGCAGCCCGACCTCGGCCTCCTCGGGTGGCTCGTGCTCGGCATGTGCCTGATCCCCGTGGTCACGGCGCTGATCGGCATCGGACAGAACTGGCTCACGTCGACCATCGGCAACTCGGCGATGGCCGACCTGCGCGGCGACCTGTTCGAGCACCTGCAGAAGATGGAGCTGGCGTTCTTCACGGCGACCAAGACCGGAGCCATCCAGTCGCGGCTCGCCAACGACGTGGCCGGCGTGCGGACCGTGCTGACCGACACCGCGACGACGATCGTGCAGAACACGGTCACCGTCTCGGCGGCTTTCGTGTCGATGGTCATCCTGTCGTGGCAGCTGACGATCCTGACGCTGATCATTCTGCCTCTGTTCGTGTTCCTCCAGCTGCGCGTCGGGCGGCGGCGCCAGCGGCTCGCGCGCAAGACCCAGGAGTCGCTGTCGGAGATGACGGCGATCACCGAGGAGGCGCTGTCGGTCTCGGGGATCCTGCTCGCGAAGGTGTTCAACCGGTCGGCGGCTGAGGTCGAGCGCTACCGCGAGGCCAACCGCAGGCAGACCCGTCTCCAGGTCCAGCAGGCCATGACCGGCCGCACCTTCTTCGCGGTCGTGCAGACGTTCTTCGCGATCACGCCGGCGCTGATCTACCTGGTCTCCGGCTGGATCATCACCGGCGCGCTGCCGATCGGCGCCGACACGCTCACCGCCGGGACGCTGGTCGCGTTCACCACGCTGCAGGGCCGGCTGCAGATGCCGCTGCTGGCGCTGATGCGGGTCTCCCTCGACGTGCAGACCTCGTTGGCGCTGTTCCGCCGGATCTTCGAGTACCTCGACCTCGAGCCCGCCGTGACCGAGCGCCCCGGAGCGGTGGCGCTCGACGTCGCCTCGATGGAGGGGCGGGTCGAGCTGCGCGGGGTGTCGTTCCGCTACCCCGAGCCGCGGGAGCTCTCGGGGACCCGCAACCAGGACCGGTTCGGCGACTCCGGGGTGCGGATCGGCGCCGATCGGGCCGAGGGGTCCGATCGGCCCGGGGGGGCCGCGGGACCGGCCGAGCCGGTCGAGCCGCAGTGGGCCCTCCGCGAGGTCGACCTGGTGATCGAGCCCGGCCAGCTCGCCGCCATCGTCGGCCCGTCCGGCTCCGGCAAGACGACGGCGACGTACCTCATCCCGCGGTTCTACGACGTCACCGAGGGCGCCGTGCTGATCGACGGCCACGACGTCCGCGACCTCACGATGGACTCGCTCGCCGACGCCGTCGGCATGGTGACGCAGGAGCCCTACCTCTTCCACGGCACGATCCGCGACAACATCGCCTACGCGCGGCCGGGCGCGACCGCCGAGGAGATCGAGCGGGCGGCGCGCGACGCCAACATCCACGACCGGATCATGGCGTTCCCCGAGGCCTACGAGACCATCACCGGCGAGCGCGGCTACCGCCTCTCCGGCGGAGAGAAGCAGCGGCTGGCGATCGCCCGCGTGCTGCTGAAGGATCCGCCCGTGCTGATCCTCGACGAGGCCACCTCCGCGCTCGACAACGAGACCGAGCGGCTGGTGCAGGAGGCGCTCGAGCGGGCGACGCGGTCGCGCACCACGATCGCCATCGCCCACCGGCTCTCCACGATCCAGTCGGCCGACGTGATCTTCGGGCTCGCCGACGGCCGGGTGGTCGAGCAGGGCACGCACGAGGAGCTGCTCGCCGACCCCGAGGGCCTCTACGCGAGGCTGTACGTCGAGCAGTTCTCGCGCGTCGGAGGTCCACCGGCGCCGTACGACGACAGACGCGCGGACGTGCCGCTGTGACGAGGGAGCACCGAAGATGACGCGTCGAGTGCCGCGCTACCTGCGCTACCGGCGGCCCGCCGACCCGCAGCCCGAGCCGGCGCCCGAGCCGGCGCCCGAGCCCGCCGCGGCCTACACGCCGTACGGCGCGCCACCGGAGCTCGTCTCACTGCCCCCGTCCGCCGAGCAACCGGCGGCGGCCGAGGCGGCGGCTCCGGTCAGATCGGGCTTCCCGAGCACCTACTTCATCGTGCTCGCCATGGTCGTCGTTGCGCTCATCGGTGGCGGCGCATACTTCCGCGCGGCGAATGGCCCGGTCGAGGTCGAGACGCCCACCGGAGTGCTCAGCGTGACCGCCGGAGCGATCGAGGAGCAGCTGGCGGAGAAGCGCGCGCTGTACACCGACGCGATCAAGGCGGACGACCTCGCAAGCGTGGGTCTCGACGACACCGCGTTCAACCGCACGGCGGTGGTGGCGTTCGGCTACCTCCTGACCGACCTCGTCATCGCCGCCGGGTTCGGCGTCGACAGGGACACCGCGGTCGAGTACGCCGAGACCGCGGCGGACTACGAGCGGCTGCTCCTGGCCGGCGAGCCGCTCGGCGACGACGTCGAGATCACGTTCAGCGACGACCGTGCGTTCGTCTACGACGGCGAGACCGGCAAGGGCGGCTACGTCGACCCGAGCGAGCAGGGCTGAAGGCGCGAGCGGGTCAGGCCTTCCGGGTGAGGGTCACGTGCGTGACGCCGCTCGGCGCGCTGACCTGCTCGACGTCGTACGACGACTCCAGCCCCTCGAGGCCGTCCCACACGCGGGAGCCGCGGCCCAGGACAATGGGGGTCACCGCGAAGTGGGCGTGGTCGACGAGACCGGCGGCGAGGTAGTCGCGGACCACCGTTGCCCCGCCGCCGATCCGGACGTCGAGGTCGCCCGCCGCCTCCCGCGCGACGGCCAGCGCCTCCTCCGGGGAGGCGTCGAGGAAGTGGAAGGTCGTCCCGCCCTCCATCTCGATCGACGAGCGCGGCCGGTGGGTGAGCACGTAGGTCGGGGTGTGGAACGGCGGGTTGGGTCCCCACCAGCCCTTCCAGTCCGAGTCGTCCTGCCAGCCCGGCGGGCCGAACTTGTTGGAGCCCATGATCTCCGCCCCGAAGCCGTCGTTGTGCCGTCGCTCGAAGAGGTCGTCGACGCCGGTCGAGCCGCCCTCCTTCCACGAGCTGGTGCCGAACCGCCACTCGTGCAGCCGCTCGCCGGCGTGGCCGAACGGCGCCTCGAGCGACTGCGGCTCACCGGAGCCGAACCCGTCGAGGGAGATGGCGAAGTTGTGGACGCGGACGCGAGACATGGGGCTCCTGAGGTCGGCGGTCGGGCGGCTCTGCTCATGGTGACCTACTGCGGTGCCCGGAATCATCGGTCACCCGGCCGATCCTTTCTCCGGACGGAGCAGCTCGAACACTCCCGCCAGTCCCTCGTCGCCGTGACCTGCCGCGACCCGGGCGTTCATGAGCTCCCGGACCTCGGTCATCCGGGTGTCGTCGACGCCGAGGGAGCGCCGGTGCGCCACCAGGTCGTCCATCAGCGGCGCCTGGACCGAGAGCGGGCCGAGGTCGGGCGGGTAGTCGCCGTCACGCACCGCCTTGCCGATGGCGCGCACGACCTGCGGGTAGCCGTCCTCGAGGGACTGCGCGAAGCGCTCCGCGAAGGCCGCGACGTCCGCGCCCTCGGTTTGGACCAGCCGGAGCGTGTGCAGGAGGCCGATGAGCAGCTCGTAGCCGGCGCCGACCTGCGCGAGGAACTCGACCGCAGCAAGTCCCGGGTCGTCGCCGTAGTAGACCGCCGTGCCGAGCTCCCGGAGCGTGGGCTCGTGGGTGTCGTACGCCGTCCGCGAGCCACTGAAGGACAGGCGCGCGCGGTCACTCCCGATGTCCGACGGGTCGGCCATGATGCCGCCGTCGACGTACTCCCCTCCCCAGCCGGTCACGCGGCTCGCTGCGCTCCGTGCGTGCGCGGGGGAGCCGCTCGTGAGGTTCACCAGCACCCGGCGGTCGATCGCGCCCCCGACAGCGGCGAGCACGTCGTCGACCGCGGTCTGGTCGAGGAGGCACACGACGACGAGCGGACTGGCGGCCGCCGCCTCCGCGGGAGTGGGCCTCCACGCGGCGCCGGCGGCGAGGAGCGGCGCAGCCTTCGACTCGGTGCGGTTCCAGACGGTCACTGCGTGGCCGCGGTCGAGGAACGTGCGCGCGAGGGCCGAGCCCATGGCACCCGTCCCCAGCACGGTGACCGGCACAAGCGGTGTGGTGGTGTCATCGGTGTTCGTCGTCATGTCAGCGACGCTAGAACTTCAACCTCGGTTGAGTTCAAGGGCTCGGTATCGTGAAGCGCAGGAGAGCGCGATGCCAGAGCCCGAGCCAGGACCCGACGAGTCCAGCACCGATGCCGCGGCCGCCCGCGACCGGCGGGCCGCGGAGAAGGCGGCTGCTCGCCGGCGCATCGAGCAGCAGCACACCTGGGTCGACCTCCAGGTGCGGCAGGCGATGGACCGCGGCGATTTCGACGACCTGCCCGGTGCCGGCAAGCCGATCCGAGGACTCGGCGAGACCCACGACCCCGACTGGTGGGTCAAGCAGCTCGTCGAGCGCGAGCGGATCACCGTGCTGCCGCCGGCGCTCCAGCTGCGCAAGGACGACGCCGAGCTCGACGCGAGGCTGGATGCGATCTCGGCCGAGTCCGAGGTGCGTCGGGAGGTCGAGGACTTCAACGCCCGGGTCATCCGCGCGCGCTACACGCCGGTCGACGGGCCGCCGCTGATCACCATGCCGCGCGACGTCGAGGAGACGGTGGCGGCCTGGCAGGAGCGACGGGCGGCGCGGCAGGCCTCCGCTCGCGCGGCGGCTAGGGCTGCCGCCGCTGAAGCTCCCACGCGGCGCGGATGGCGTCGCGGATGGCTGCGGCGTCGCCGTCGAGCATGACCTGCACCTTGAGGTGCTTCTCGTAGCGCGGCGGGATGCCGAACGTCGCCGGGTGCTCGGCGACGAGCCGCTCGCGGTCGGCGTACGATGCGCGGACGACCAGCTCACCTGGCTCGACCAGGCGGGCGACGAGGCGGTCGTCGACGTACCACGCCGGCCTGGCCGCCGTGCCCTTGCGCTTGCAGCCCGGGAGCGACCTCGCGTAGTCGTCGACCTCGTCGGGCGTCACGGGTCGAGCGTAGGCCGTCTCGGCGAGACATCGGTCATACCGCGACGACGTGACTCGCCGGTAACGTCAGCGGGCGTGAGTCACAAGAGCCCCAAGGACTTCTTCCGCCCGCTGGCCGTCGGCGCCCCCGCACCGCTGCGCGAGATCCCGGCCCGGCCGAGCCGCGCGATCCACTTCTTCGACCCGTCGAACGAGAAGATGGCCGCCAAGGTGCCCGGGATGATCGGCACCGTCGACGTGCTCCTGGGCAACCTGGAGGACGCGATCAAGGCCGACAACAAGGTCGCCGCCCGCGAGGGCCTGGTGAAGATCGCGCAGTCGACCGACTTCGGCCCGACCCAGCTCTGGACGCGGATCAACGCGCTCGACAGCCCGTGGGTGCTCGACGACCTCACGACCCTGGTGCCGGCGATCGGCGACAAGCTCGACGTGATCATGGTCCCGAAGGTGCAGGGCGCCGAGGACATCCACTACGTCGACCGGCTGCTCGCGCAGCTCGAGGCGAAGGCCGGCATCCAGCGACCGATCCTCATCCACGCGATCCTCGAGACCGCCCGCGGCGTGGCCAACGTCGAGGAGATCTGCGGCGCGTCGCCGCGGATGCAGGGCCTCTCGCTCGGCCCGGCCGACCTCGCGGCCGACCGCAAGATGAAGACCACCCGCGTCGGCGGCGGCCACCCGGGCTACCTGGTGCGCCAGGACCCGCCGAAGGACGCCGACGGCAACAGCCAGATCGACGCGCAGCGCAGCGTCTTCCAGCAGGACCTCTGGCACTACACGATCGCGAAGATGGTCGACGCGTGCGCGACGCACGGGATCTACCCCTATTACGGCCCGTTCGGCGACATCGCCGACGTGGTGGCGTGCGAGGACCAGTTCCGCAACGCGTTCCTGCTCGGCTGCGTCGGCACCTGGTCGCTGCACCCCAAGCAGATCGCCATCGCCAATCGGGTCTTCTCCCCCTCCGTGGAGGACATCGCGCACGCTCGCCGCGTGGTCGCCGCCATGGGCGACGGCACCGGCGCGGTGATGATCGACGGCAAGATGGAGGACGACGCCTCGCTCAAGCAGTGCCTCGTGCTCGTCGAGCTGGCCGAGAAGCTCGCCGAGATCGACCCCGAGCTGAAGAAGCAGTACGACGCGATCGAGGTGCAGGCCTGATGAGCGACCAGACGTTCCGCCCCCGCCGCTCGGTCCTCTACATGCCCAGCTCCAACGAGCGGGCACTGGAGAAGGCCAAGACCCTCCCCGTCGACGCGCTGATCCTCGACCTCGAGGACGCCGTCGCCCCCGACGCGAAGCCGCAGGCGCGCGTCAACGCGGCGGCCGCGGTCACGAGCGGGGAGTACGGCGCCAAGGAGCTCACGATCCGCGTCAACGGCGCGGACACCGAGTGGCACCACGACGACCTGAAGGCAGCGGCCGAGGCCGGTCCCGACGCGATCGTCGTGCCGAAGGTCAACTCGGCCGACGCCGTGCTCAGCCTGGTCGACGCGTTCGACGCCGCGGGCGTGCCCGACACCACCAAGCTCTGGGCGATGATCGAGTCGCCGTACGCCATCCTCCACGCGGAGGAGATCGCCGCCGCCTCCGACCGGCTCAATGTGCTGGTGCTCGGCACCAACGACCTGGTCAAGGAGCTGTACGTCGAGCACGTCCCAGGTCGCACCAACCTGGTGACCGGCCTGCAACTGGCCGTGCTCGCGGCCCGCGCGACCGGCAAGGTCGTGCTCGACGGGGTCTACAACGACGTCAAGGACGTCGACGGCTACCTCGCCGAGGTCGAGCAGGGCCGGGCGTTCGGCTTCGACGGCAAGACGATCATCCACCCCGGCCAGATCGAGGGCGCCAACGCCGGCTTCGCCCCGAGCGCCGAGGCGGTCGAGAACGCCCGCGGCCTCATCCAGGCGTGGGAGGACGGGAAGGGCGCCGGCGTGGTGACCTACAACGGCCGGATGGTCGAGAACCTGCACGTCGAGTCCGCGGAGCGCACGCTCTCCATCGCGGAGGCGATCTCGAAGCTCGAGGACTGACTGCTCGTAGAGAGAGGCCGCACCGACACACCGGTGCGGCCCTCTTTGCCGCACACTATTGCGTGAAGCGTAGTAGTGTGCGGCGCATGGACACCACCCAGCTGCTCCGCGGGGTGCTCGACCTCGCGGTCCTCGCCGTCGTCGAGCGGGAGGACGGCTACGGCTACGACGTGCTCCGCCGGCTCCGCAACGGCGGCCTGGCCGAGGTCGGCGACGCGTCGGTCTACGGCACGCTGCGCCGGCTCTACGCCGCCGGCGCGCTCACGTCGTACGTCGTGCCCTCCGAGGAAGGCCCCCACCGCAAGTACTACGGCATCACGCCGGCAGGGCGTGACCAGCTCGAGTCCCAGGCCAAGGACTGGGCGGCGTTCAGCGCCGCCGTCTCCGGCCTCCTTCCCCACACGTCAGGAGCACGCGCATGACCACCGAGCCCAACGACACGCAGGTCCTCGTCCGCCCCGAGGTCGCGACGTTCGTCGAGGAGGTCCGGGCGCGGCTAGCGGACCTCGACGCCGACGACCGCGACGAGCTGCTCGGCGGGCTCGAGGCCGACCTCTCCGACCAGCTGGCCGACGGCACGCCGCTCGGAGACCCAGCGGCGTACGCCGCCGAGCTGCGTGCGGCGGCCGGACTGCCTGCGCGCCGGCGATCGGTCACCGGCGACCTGCCCCGCACGGTCGGCGGGATCCTCGACGCGGCCCGTGCCTGGTTCCTCGGGCTCGTGGGGCGACCCGGCCTACGTCCCGCCTGGGACGTGGTCGTCGCACTCCGGCCGGCGTGGTGGGTGGCGCGGGCCTGGATCGCCGTGACTGCGCTCGACATCGCCACCGGGGGCTGGGAGGAGATCAGCGTCGTCCCGTCCCTCGGCGTGCCCGGAGTCGGCGAGGTGGTGCTGGTCGCGGCCGTCGTCATGAGCACGCTGGTCGGGCTGGGCCGGCTCTGGCCAGGCTCCGGCCCCGAGCGGAGCACGGCCTCCCGGATCTCCCTGCTCCTCGTCAACGCCGTGGCCGTGCTGGCGCCGATGACGTGGAGCCTGCCCTACCCGGCGTACGTCGGCTACGGCTTCGACTACTACGACGACTACGGGGCGGGATACAACGACGCCCAGCGGGAGAACAAGGGCCTTCGGCTCGACGGCGATCCGGTCCGCAACGTGTTCGCCTACGACCTCCAGGGCAGGCCGCTGCCCGGCGTACAGCTCGTCGACCAGGACGGCGACCTGCTGGCCGCCGGACCGGGCTCGAACGCCCGCGGTCGCGGCGAGGGCCGCGTGGTCGGCTGCCCGGCGTTCAACGGCCGCACAGCGGTCTACAACGTCTTCCCCTTGGCTGAGACCCGGCTCCGGCGCGGCACCTGCGAGAGCGAGGACGCCGGCTCCGACGCGGCGTTCCCCGA
Proteins encoded in this region:
- a CDS encoding PadR family transcriptional regulator, with amino-acid sequence MDTTQLLRGVLDLAVLAVVEREDGYGYDVLRRLRNGGLAEVGDASVYGTLRRLYAAGALTSYVVPSEEGPHRKYYGITPAGRDQLESQAKDWAAFSAAVSGLLPHTSGARA